The nucleotide sequence TCCTAACTCAGGGCAGTCTACTGTCAACCCTTCGGCAGCTAAATAACTTTTCACATTGGTCAATTTTACCCAATCTACTTTTTTCCCGGTTTGTTGATATTCAATCTGAACCAATCCTGCCGGAGCTTCCATTCTAATTTTCCCGGGAGTCTTAGGTGTTATCAAACCTTCTTCTATGGCAATGGTAATAGTACCTATAGTACCATGTCCACACATGGGTAAACATCCTGAAGTTTCTATAAATAGTATTGCAAAATCATTTTCAGGGTCATGTGGTTCATATAAAATAGAACCACTCATCATATCATGACCCCGAGGTTCAAACATTAAGCCTTTACGAATCCAATCGTATTCTTTTAAAAAATGTTGGCGCTTTTCACTCATATCAGCACCTTTTAAATTTGGTCCGCCACCGGCAACAACTCTTACCGGATTACCGCAAGTATGTGCATCAACACAAAAAAATGTTTTTCTACTCATTCTTCTTTTTCTCTATATATGCATTCATTCTATTTTCGAGAATTGAAAGCGTTACTGTACCTTGTCCTAAAATAACTTCATGAAATTCACGAATATCAAATTTTGATCCTAGTTCTTTTTTTGCTTTTTTTCTTAACTCTCTAATTTTGAGCTCGCCTATTTTATATGACAATGCCTGGCCTGGCCATGAGATATATCGATCAGTCTCTGTATTAACTTCATGGATAGATAATGCCGTATTCGATGACATAAAATCTACCACCTGTTCTCTTGTCCATCCTTTTGCATGAATTCCTGTATCCACCACCAGGCGACATGCTCTCCACATTTCATAAGTAAATTTTCCAAAATGCTCATATGGTGTTGTATACATCCCCATTTCTTCAGCTAAGAATTCTGTATATAACCCCCATCCTTCTCCATAAGCTGAGAGGTATAAGTTTTTTCTGAAATCAGGAATGCTATCTCCAAGTTCATTATTCAAACTACCTTGCAAATGGTGTCCTGGAACAGCTTCATGTACCGTTAATGACGGTAATGTATATAATGTTCTACTGGGTAGATCATAAGTATTCACCCAATAATAGCCAGGATCTGTACTGTTTTTTGAAGTTCCTATATAGCGTCCTCCCGTATATTTTGGAGCTATTGCATCAGGTACCGGAGCGACTCCATAAGGTTTACGAGGCAATGTTTTAAAAAATCGAGGCAATTGTTCATCTGCTCGTTTTGCCATATCTCTGGCAATCATCAATAACTCTTTCGGAGTTTCTGCATAAAATTGCTTATCGGTACGCAAGAATTTTAAAAAATCTGAAAAATCACCTTTAAAATTCAGTCTTTTAATGATCTTTTCCATTTCAGCTTTGATACGCGCTACTTCACGCAAACCTATATTATGGATATCATCAGCAGTATATTGAGTGCTTGTTGTATAAAAATTAATACGGTCTTGATAAAAAGCTTCTCCATTTGGCATATCTGAAGCTCCCAAAGTGGTTCTTGTATTGGGAAAGTATTCTGTTTCAAAAAACTCCTTTATACGTTTAAATTGTGGAGTAACATTCTCTTCAATTGCTTTTTTTGCTACTGTAAGCACAGAATCTTTTTGAGTTTCTGTTAAATTTTCGGGTAAGCTTTTAAATGGAGAATAATAAAAACTATCTTCGTAATTCTCTACAATATGGTCATCATATGTCGATTCATAACCTTTAAAAATCACTCTAGGCTGTGATACTCCTTTTTCCAGGCCTTCTCTTAAGATTACAAAATGCTGATCTACAAACTCCGGTATTGCATTTAGCTTATTAAGATAATCTACAACTTGTGTATAATTATTTAAAGGTCGTACCTGGTAAGTTAAATTACTATGAAATCCGGCATCAGAAAGTATTGGGTTTAGATATCTTTCTAACTCATAAAAACTTATTTCATCTTTTAAAACAAATTCTAATAGTTCTAAAGAGATTTTATCGATTTCATTTAAATTATCTCCATTAATTTTTGATAGTTCTTCAAGTTTAGATTTTGAATATTCTGCTTCGGCTTGATAATAGGTTTTGGTAAAAAGACCTAAAGGGTATTTCGTCTCATCATATCCTTTATGATTTTGATAATCTTCAATTATAGTTTTTAATAATTGTGATGAATCGTTTATTTCCTTCTGTGAACATCCAAAGGTTAGAATTACTAAAAAAACAAAAATAGATTTTATACAATTCATCACAACCAATTTTAAATTTTACCTCTTGTTTCTGTATTATCTACTAGTCTTAAAATATGTAATGGGTTTTCATTTTTAAGTGCATCAGGTAATAATTCATTTGGCCAATTTTGATAACTAAATGGCCGTACCCAACGCTTTATTGAATCTACCCCTACAGCTGTAAATCTGGAATCTGTTGATGCCGGATATGGACCTCCATGTTGCATCGACGGACATACTTCTACCCCTGTTGGCACTCCATTAAAAATAATACGTCCTACCCTGTTTTGTAAAGCAGAAATAATAGTTCTATTAGCATTAATATCATCACCATTACCTATAACAGTCCCTGTTAATTGGCCTTCCAAGTGATTTATCACTTCTTCTAACTGAGTTTCATCATTACATTCCACAACCAATGAAAATGGTCCAAATACCTCCTGATGTAATGCTTTATTGGCAATAAAATCCGAACCTTTTACTTTGGTCACGGCTTGCTGTGCATAATTGGATTGTACTGCAGTATCATAATCTGCTATTACATCTAATTCAGGCTGCACAATTGTTTTTGCTTTATTGGTTTGATATGCATTATTTATATTAGGGTGTAACATGCATGTGGGCTCTATCTTTGATATTTCTTCTCCCAATTCTGCTATGAATGCTGTTAATTCATCACTTCTAACTCCTAATAACAATCCTGGATTGGTGCAAAACTGACCTGATCCTAATGTAATTGATCCGGCATATATTTTTGCCCAATCAGATCCTTTTTCTTTTAAGGCTTCGGGTAATAAAACTACAGGGTTTATACTTCCCATCTCTGCAAAAACGGGAATGGGCTCCGGACGTTGTGATGCCAAATCAAACAATGCTCTACCCCCTCTAATACTTCCTGTAAATCCTACGCCTTTAACTTCCGGATTCTGTACTAATTTTTGACCAACTTCAATGCCACTACTGTTTATATTAGAAAATACCCCATTAGGCATTCCTGTTTTCTCAGCAGCTTTTATTATTGCTGATGCTACTAATTCTCCTGTTCCAGCATGCATAGGGTGTGATTTTACAATAACCGGACATCCTGCAGCCAAAGCAGCTGCCGTATCACCTCCTGCAGTTGAAAATGCTAATGGAAAATTAGATGCTCCAAATACTACCACTGGTCCTAACGGGATTAACATTTTTCGTAAATCTGCCTTTGGTAAAGGCTGGCGTTCTGGTTGAGCAGTATCTATACTGGCTCCTACCCAGGATCCTTCTGTAATATGTGCTGCAAATGCTCTCAGCTGACCTACGGTTCTCCCTCTTTCCCCTTGTGCTCTGCCTGCCGGCAAACCGCTTTCAGAAGTATACGTCTCTATCAATACATCCCCTAAAGCTTCTATTTCATCAGCGATTGCATTTAAAAATTCTGCTTTCTTTTGTCCGGATAATTCCTGGTACTCTTTAAATGCTTTCGATGCTAAAACTGCAGCTTGATCTATTTCATCAGATGTAGCTTCTACAAAAGTTGTTACATTCTCAATATTTAACTGAGGGTTAAATGTCTTATATGTTTCTGTTCCTTCAGCTTTAAGTTGATTTCCGATATAATTTTTTCCTGTAATCATCCTTTACTTATTTTTTAAATGTTTTTTTCAAATTTACTTGTTTGTAAGCTATTTCTTTTTTAATAATTTGAAAGGCTTAACCTATTAAGTCCAGAGTTTCAAGTCTTTCTTTTGCCAGGATATATCTTGCACGGACATCATCAATTTGCTGTTGCGTTAATTTCTTACCAAAGGTACGAAGCCCGCCATCGGCATCATTATGATGAATTCCAAAAGCAAACTTAAGATATTCTAGAAGCAACGGCTGAGCATCCAGATACGATATAGAATTCATAGCTTGAGAAATTTTGTTCGCCTCGGCCCATTCTTCATTTAAAACATACTCCTGCATCGTAACACTAGCTTTAGGGAAGATACAACCTACACCTGTAATTCCACCACATGCTCCGGCTAGTCCTGCATGTACCGTTACGGTGTCGACACCTGCCAAAACTTTTAAATCTTTGTTCGCTAACATCATCGTTTCAATAATAGAAACATCTATGGTCGATATTTTTAGCGCAGTTACATTAGGAAGAGTAGCAAGCTTTAGAAGAAGCTCAGTTGAGAGCGCATGGTAACCAGCTGCATCAGGATTGTTGTAAGGCATAATAGTTACACCTGCAGCTCTTGCAGTAGCTTCAGCAAGCTCGTAGTACGCATACATTTCTTCGTCAGAAGGAAGCGCCTTAGTTTTTGGAGGCATTACCATAACGGTATCAACACCAGCCGCCGCTAATCCTTCAACGATTGTAGCTAGTTCTTCTTTCGTTTCTGCTGCTGCTCCACTGATTAATGGAACATTATATTCTTTAGCAACCTCAGAAAGGGATTTAAGCAAAGAAACGCGTTGCTCAGAGCTTAGATAGCTATTCTCACCTAGCGTACCAGAACCGACCAATCCGCTCATTCTGCTTCCGCCCAATCCTTGAACTTTTAAAATACCTGCAGCGTATTCTTTTGTTTTTTCAAGGTCAATTTCAACGGTACCTGATTGTGACTCTTTTAGCCATGTAAACACGGCTGGCATTACGCCATTCCATTGTAAACTCATCTTTATATTTTTTTGTAAAGTTACTTCTAGATGTCTTAATTTTGATAATCTCTTTTTATCCATTATATGTACTATATTATCTTATATATTAATTTTAACATTATTTATGAATAGTATTTGCGTAATTTTATAATTCTTATTTTTATTGTTGGAATATTAGTATAGGAGATTATTTACAGATTAGATAGATGAAAGTATTACCTTTTATAATCCCAAAGCCCGAACAAGCTGCTCTTGTATATCAAGAGGATCATGAACTTGTATTTTATGATAAGTTTCATCAGCATGAGGAGATTCAGATCAGTTTAATTGTTGAAGGAGAAGGCACATTAATAGTTGGAGATACTATTAATTATTATAAGGCAGGAGATGTTTTAGTTATAGGTAGTAATTTGCCTCATGTTTTTAAAAGTGATCTTAAAAAAGAAAAGAAGTCACATATGCTTACTTTATTTTTTACAGAAGATGCTTTTGGAAATGATTTTTTTAAGTTAGAGGAATTAAAAGAATTG is from Flavobacteriaceae bacterium and encodes:
- a CDS encoding DUF885 domain-containing protein gives rise to the protein MNCIKSIFVFLVILTFGCSQKEINDSSQLLKTIIEDYQNHKGYDETKYPLGLFTKTYYQAEAEYSKSKLEELSKINGDNLNEIDKISLELLEFVLKDEISFYELERYLNPILSDAGFHSNLTYQVRPLNNYTQVVDYLNKLNAIPEFVDQHFVILREGLEKGVSQPRVIFKGYESTYDDHIVENYEDSFYYSPFKSLPENLTETQKDSVLTVAKKAIEENVTPQFKRIKEFFETEYFPNTRTTLGASDMPNGEAFYQDRINFYTTSTQYTADDIHNIGLREVARIKAEMEKIIKRLNFKGDFSDFLKFLRTDKQFYAETPKELLMIARDMAKRADEQLPRFFKTLPRKPYGVAPVPDAIAPKYTGGRYIGTSKNSTDPGYYWVNTYDLPSRTLYTLPSLTVHEAVPGHHLQGSLNNELGDSIPDFRKNLYLSAYGEGWGLYTEFLAEEMGMYTTPYEHFGKFTYEMWRACRLVVDTGIHAKGWTREQVVDFMSSNTALSIHEVNTETDRYISWPGQALSYKIGELKIRELRKKAKKELGSKFDIREFHEVILGQGTVTLSILENRMNAYIEKKKNE
- a CDS encoding aldehyde dehydrogenase (NADP(+)), whose translation is MITGKNYIGNQLKAEGTETYKTFNPQLNIENVTTFVEATSDEIDQAAVLASKAFKEYQELSGQKKAEFLNAIADEIEALGDVLIETYTSESGLPAGRAQGERGRTVGQLRAFAAHITEGSWVGASIDTAQPERQPLPKADLRKMLIPLGPVVVFGASNFPLAFSTAGGDTAAALAAGCPVIVKSHPMHAGTGELVASAIIKAAEKTGMPNGVFSNINSSGIEVGQKLVQNPEVKGVGFTGSIRGGRALFDLASQRPEPIPVFAEMGSINPVVLLPEALKEKGSDWAKIYAGSITLGSGQFCTNPGLLLGVRSDELTAFIAELGEEISKIEPTCMLHPNINNAYQTNKAKTIVQPELDVIADYDTAVQSNYAQQAVTKVKGSDFIANKALHQEVFGPFSLVVECNDETQLEEVINHLEGQLTGTVIGNGDDINANRTIISALQNRVGRIIFNGVPTGVEVCPSMQHGGPYPASTDSRFTAVGVDSIKRWVRPFSYQNWPNELLPDALKNENPLHILRLVDNTETRGKI
- a CDS encoding dihydrodipicolinate synthase family protein, giving the protein MSLQWNGVMPAVFTWLKESQSGTVEIDLEKTKEYAAGILKVQGLGGSRMSGLVGSGTLGENSYLSSEQRVSLLKSLSEVAKEYNVPLISGAAAETKEELATIVEGLAAAGVDTVMVMPPKTKALPSDEEMYAYYELAEATARAAGVTIMPYNNPDAAGYHALSTELLLKLATLPNVTALKISTIDVSIIETMMLANKDLKVLAGVDTVTVHAGLAGACGGITGVGCIFPKASVTMQEYVLNEEWAEANKISQAMNSISYLDAQPLLLEYLKFAFGIHHNDADGGLRTFGKKLTQQQIDDVRARYILAKERLETLDLIG